The following proteins come from a genomic window of Alosa sapidissima isolate fAloSap1 chromosome 22, fAloSap1.pri, whole genome shotgun sequence:
- the fbxl14b gene encoding F-box/LRR-repeat protein 14b, with translation METHVSCLFPEILAMIFSYLDVRDKGRVAQVCTAWRDASYHKSVWRGVEAKLHLRRANPSLFPSLQARGIRRVQILSLRRSLSYVIQGMPNIESLNLSGCYNLTDNGLGHAFVQEIPSLRVLNLSLCKQITDSSLGRIAQYLKNLEVLELGGCSNITNTGLLLIAWGLHRLKSLNLRSCRHVSDVGIGHLAGMTRSAAEGCLSLEHLTLQDCQKLTDLSLKHISKGLTRLRVLNLSFCGGISDAGMIHLSHMTSLWTLNLRSCDNISDTGIMHLAMGTLRLSGLDVSFCDKIGDQSLAYIAQGLYQLKSLSLCSCHISDDGINRMVRQMHELRTLNIGQCVRITDKGLELIADHLTQLTGIDLYGCTKITKRGLERITQLPYLKVLNLGLWQMTESEKAR, from the coding sequence ATGGAGACGCACGTCTCGTGCCTCTTCCCCGAGATTCTAGCCATGATTTTCAGCTACTTGGACGTCAGGGACAAAGGCAGGGTGGCACAAGTGTGTACGGCGTGGAGAGACGCCTCTTACCACAAATCGGTGTGGCGGGGGGTGGAAGCCAAGCTGCATCTGCGCAGGGCCAACCCGTCGCTCTTCCCCAGCCTTCAGGCCCGCGGCATCCGGCGGGTGCAGATTCTGAGCCTGCGGCGTAGCCTGAGCTACGTGATACAGGGGATGCCTAACATCGAGAGCCTCAACCTCAGCGGCTGCTACAACTTAACGGATAACGGCCTGGGGCACGCGTTCGTGCAGGAGATCCCGTCCCTGCGGGTGCTCAACCTAAGTCTGTGCAAGCAGATCACGGACTCGAGCCTGGGCCGCATCGCGCAGTACCTGAAGAACCTGGAGGTGCTCGAGCTCGGCGGCTGTAGCAACATCACCAACACCGGGCTACTGCTGATCGCGTGGGGGCTGCACCGGCTCAAGAGCCTCAACCTGCGCTCGTGCCGGCACGTGTCTGACGTGGGCATCGGGCACCTCGCGGGCATGACCCGCAGCGCCGCAGAAGGCTGTCTGAGTCTCGAGCACCTCACGCTGCAGGACTGCCAGAAGCTCACGGACCTGTCGCTCAAGCACATCTCCAAGGGCCTCACGCGGCTCCGCGTGCTCAACCTGAGCTTCTGCGGAGGCATCTCCGACGCTGGCATGATCCACCTCTCGCACATGACCAGCCTGTGGACGCTCAACCTGCGCTCGTGCGACAACATCAGTGACACTGGCATCATGCACCTCGCCATGGGCACGCTCAGGCTCTCCGGCCTCGACGTGTCATTTTGCGACAAGATCGGCGACCAGAGTCTGGCTTATATCGCACAGGGCCTGTACCAGCTCAAGTCGCTATCTCTCTGCTCGTGCCACATCAGTGACGATGGCATCAACCGGATGGTACGCCAGATGCACGAGCTACGGACCCTGAACATCGGCCAGTGTGTGCGGATAACGGACAAAGGACTGGAGCTCATAGCGGATCACTTAACGCAACTGACAGGCATCGATCTGTATGGATGTACTAAAATCACTAAGCGCGGACTCGAGAGGATCACGCAGCTTCCGTACCTTAAAGTGTTGAACCTGGGCCTGTGGCAGATGACCGAGAGCGAGAAAGCGAGGTGA